tgtcctcccattgacagacagcgtgtacggataaggtgagttaccgtcgataagtttattgggacagaaaagtcaacgatagttacgatttttatctcaagtaagagatcgactgaatattgggaacggcctttaGGGACCATCGAGCATAGAGCATACTTCCACCTTAAAGGCAAAGCATCAGGTTTCAAgaccctggtgttgcggatatcCATTTCCCATAAAGCCCTTTGCCCGTTTTTCTGCCGTCTTATAAAACAACAATCTCATACACAGACtgataaatgtaaattatttttctgcCTGTGTGTCACTAACAAAGTGAACTTCTcgtaaacggctggaccgattaggtgatattttttataataattataaataaaaataaaatatcaggGAATTGAATGCTCATAAGAATCAAGCTCAATTTAGAAGGTCCACAGTGTTactttagataataaaaaaaattatgactgtACTAAAATTTTTTCTACCAATTTCCCTGCCACACACCTATATATGGGCGTTCAGAAAAGATtattcttaatataattatttacaatgttGAACTGAATATGtgtttatgaaatatattttattttcaaactgtatgtgtaataaaaaaataatttcagtttcgagaaaactttttttgacatGTCGAGAGTAGAACACTACCTCAAACGCTTCGCTTATGAGACGTACAAAAGAGTTGAATTTAATAGTATTAACCTCGCGACTCCACTTCTGTTCAGTGCTCTAAAACacgcaatttaataaaataaaataattgttattcatATAAAACGGTATGCAAGCCGCCTCAGTACActtaaagatattttatatatatatggaacGTCACTGTTTCCTTATCGATATGCTTTTAAGGGAAGACACCCTTTCTTAAGAGTCAAACTGGAGTTGTTCTTTTACAAGGCATCGTACCAACGGCACGGTCACGACGTGTTTGTTTGGCTTCATTCAATGTCCTGTTGCCAACACCAAATGTTACCAGTTCTTCTTCACGCGACGGAGGAGGGTCTACCTCTGCTGTACCAAGAAATCTCCCGCTAGCTACAGAAACTTGCGATTGAAAAATAGACGCACTCCTTAAGCCGCTCAATGTATTTGCACTCTGCGGGACCTCTTTGAATTCCTcgaaataattatcacatgctGTTGGTCGTGGCCCTGCTGGGAAACCGTACAATGTTGACGACGACAGATCCTTCAGCGAGGCAGTACTCAAATTAATTCTTCTGtttttatgaacagaacaatgtGGTGATTCATCTCCATCGTAAACGAATCTTCGTCGCTCTCTCGGTGTCGCCGTTGACGATCCAAGTGGTGGATATGTTGTATCTCTTTTCAGCATACGCCGTTCTAAAATTGTCGAGTCTCTCTCATGAAAATCAGATAGGGCATATTCGCGATCCCAAGCGCGGCAATCAGCTTTAGCCTTCTCTGATAGCTCAGTAATCCAATCTTTCTGATACCATTGAATAAAGAGGTATATAGCCGATGTCCCAGCTAATTCAGCTGCGATGAATCCTCCAACGTACAGACCAAAAGAATAGCCGTAACTGTATGACATGCGTGGTGTATCAAAGAAGGTCATGTAGCGTAGTTTATGGCCAAGCTGTGATTTGAATACCGATATGTACATTACGATCCCAGTCAACATTATCAGACCTGCAACAAACAATGATGCATTAGTGTTTAGACGACAATGTTTTAGCAGCATTACGCTTACGTAAGCCTGCTTAGTTATTGGCCAGTAACATTAAACATTGGTATTAATATAGGGTAAACACTTTTAGATTACTATGATATTATGTCTGTGCCATGTCTCTGTcagaccgagccttgctcggatattttaagaatgtacaaaacttgaacaaatattaggacatctggattcaaaccggggtcttctgctctCCAGATCACCCAATATCCCGTcagagctattacagtcttgtatatattggcgaaatttatctttgtattctaatgttattgtagctgtttctcattaaaacacggataaaactacatttttttaaatggaaacGTAGCTGGATCGATTTATCAACTACAAAATCccttgtatactaaattttatgaaaatcgttggagcaatttatatataggtatatacaagaattgctcgttcaAAGAGATAAGATATTGATAGTAAGTGACTGACGAATGATGATTTAGTACCCCGTGCTCGCTAACCACACTTGGGTGACCGAATTGCTTGCATTGATAATTTAAACGTATTAGTAGTCTACTGGGCCATCAAGTCGTTATTGTTGagagtttaaaattattattacaacaagtGCATACAGTTAtgttagcattaaaaatacttaatacagAAGGGTACATCTATTTGATTGTTTTCGCTTGTAAATGGTGGAAGTGGTCGTATATTTTGGAAAAGAACCAGCTATTAAGAACTATCCTTcgtaaatgaaaaattattttacaaaatgctTAACAACTCTTAATCTATATAGACTTACCAGAGATTATGAAAAGCACCCCCGCAATGAAGGTGTACAGTCTTCTGCCTTTGACACAATGTCCGAGAATGCAGCAAAGAGCCCCAACTCCTTGAGTAAACACAGCCAGAAGAAGTGGAATCGCTGATCGTTTTACTAtatctgaaaaaataaataaacatgttaaCAAAAATGGACATGAGCTGGTTTGTGTCGTCCTTTGATGACATGTACAAGTCTGTACTTATGCAACAACAAGATTAAAGGTTTCTATAAAAAGCAAATacaatagataatataaaatagtacaatacaattattgtttgtttaatcGTACGCAATTCTTAACAACAAACTCCAACGAActgaaagaaaattaaaattcaaaaaatatttttattaaaaataagatataaaatcacttattgaaagtcaaaaaatactaCCCATACCAAAAGGCATGCCTCAGACCggggaagaagaagaagaagaacggggcttcttttttttttaataaaaatatagttaagtcgtacagtaattttttttatttaatactcttTTGGCGGTCGCACTATTCCCAATCAGTGTGAATCACCTTTACCAAAAACGTgtaataacaattcttttgaatttcgtaatacatacTTTGTATTGAATATTATCTGGGTTctcgttgtaaaagcatatacaacgctcCGGAAAAGAcatacttactcgacttagccgagtagtaggcattataagtatttgtttgttcctggtgttatcaTTTTGGCTATGACAATTTCTAGAAAAAGGACTTCCActtctaaaaaaaacataagaaatccttattattttatttttttaatctaatcTATATTTCAGCTTATCAGTcaggtacatttttttttggttgcaataaatttgtaattac
This window of the Leptidea sinapis chromosome 18, ilLepSina1.1, whole genome shotgun sequence genome carries:
- the LOC126969567 gene encoding uncharacterized protein LOC126969567, encoding MWGGGTQCVHASLPRGSQAPVAPTLSGAIASRRPPRPSPPSPTLVSQIESSVACLWLLTPLSAGTAVVAVLVAVTTNNWLHTVENMLSPSYNGSGKHELVAKHTISGLWRICHTEPGSKEYRCLDIPYFPLSQYQPDNSDSTTAIPYIVKRSAIPLLLAVFTQGVGALCCILGHCVKGRRLYTFIAGVLFIISGLIMLTGIVMYISVFKSQLGHKLRYMTFFDTPRMSYSYGYSFGLYVGGFIAAELAGTSAIYLFIQWYQKDWITELSEKAKADCRAWDREYALSDFHERDSTILERRMLKRDTTYPPLGSSTATPRERRRFVYDGDESPHCSVHKNRRINLSTASLKDLSSSTLYGFPAGPRPTACDNYFEEFKEVPQSANTLSGLRSASIFQSQVSVASGRFLGTAEVDPPPSREEELVTFGVGNRTLNEAKQTRRDRAVGTMPCKRTTPV